One Panicum virgatum strain AP13 chromosome 9K, P.virgatum_v5, whole genome shotgun sequence genomic region harbors:
- the LOC120646845 gene encoding uncharacterized protein LOC120646845, protein MLDLIDRPCMASLGMLTINATPHVPRGGRPRPDVAVPRPRSYFLCQSRLPSAPPAGGGGGGGGGGGKKGPWWAATAERLRGDVVKAGMAARESLSPKRKGDWKDVTLMSFSFAVYVYISQKLVCTYCACAWLSMINR, encoded by the coding sequence ATGCTAGATCTGATCGATCGCCCATGCATGGCTTCCCTGGGCATGCTCACCATCAACGCCACTCCACATGTCCCGCGGGGCGGCAGGCCACGACCTGACGTCGCCGTGCCCAGGCCGAGATCCTACTTCCTCTGCCAAAGCCGGCTcccgtccgcgccgccggccggcggcggcggcggcgggggaggaggaggtgggaaGAAGGGCCCGTGGTGGGCTGCCACGGCCGAGAGGCTGCGCGGCGACGTGGTGAAGGCGGGCATGGCGGCGCGGGAGAGCCTGAGCCCCAAGCGGAAGGGGGACTGGAAGGACGTGACGCTCATGAGCTTCTCCTTCGCCGTGTACGTGTACATCTCCCAGAAGCTCGTCTGCACGTACTGCGCCTGCGCGTGGCTCTCCATGATCAATCGCTAA
- the LOC120646846 gene encoding uncharacterized protein LOC120646846 encodes MSARRAAKGQHAAATPRIINLNLARRSGAGGRPGRGAGRAQHRPAPPPVNLGALFEMERRVRGLESAPASPPPPCSRAPARSQEDDGEQEEKWRFQAEILRAECNFLRMEREIALRKLDRHRGQMEAALKSAVETLVSGRKKIDGKGDVGVAAALDEGIEDLEEMMEELRVEKESGRRAMSGTRELQRSHGRNFDRQASSLRRRLEKMPPADPEPCVKDIREIALPIAAPPAGHSDDDDRVHSANTSDVEMLRMKMEGMSKGMRERMAEYSRRLEAVASGGTAGCQSRKCGGRHSRKASAGSQRSWSGGSTASNGTAPSALDAAPHGRTRHAAAAEHRQQHKTMAEECKLVSSGSCCDCREIVWKIMEQVKAESEQWTEMQDMLEQVRLEMQELQSSRDTWQHRAMASDINLRSLNSQILEWKNRAQVSEQRVEELQMKISELQSKLHTFKPHFPTPAAIPSQDQWSEACKMENNPRTKPPHQRSQECGNEEKKHVLICRVKHSPSSVIPKRSPFQEIGNITLPRQR; translated from the exons ATGtccgcgcggcgggcggccaaGGGCCAgcacgcggcggcgacgccgaggATCATCAACCTCAACCTGGCGAGGaggtccggcgccggcgggaggcccggccggggcgcggggcgcgcgcagcaccgcccggcgccgccgccggtcaaccTCGGCGCGCTGTTCGAGATGGAGCGGCGCGTGCGCGGGCTGGAGTccgcgccggcgtcgccgccgccgccgtgctcccggGCGCCGGCACGGTCGCAGGAGGACGACGGGGAGCAGGAGGAGAAGTGGCGGTTCCAGGCGGAGATCCTTCGCGCCGAGTGCAACTTCCTCCGGATGGAGCGGGAGATCGCGCTCCGCAAGCTCGACCGCCACCGCGGCCAGATGGAGGCCGCGCTCAAGTCCGCCGTCGAGACGCTTGTTTCG gggaggaagaagatcgACGGGAAGGGCGACGTgggcgtcgcggcggcgctggacgaGGGGATCGAGGACCTGGAGGAGATGATGGAGGAGCTGCGGGTGGAGAAGGAGAGCGGGAGGAGGGCGATGAGCGGGACGCGGGAGCTGCAGCGGAGCCACGGCCGGAACTTCGATCGGCAGGCGtcctcgctccgccgccgcctcgagaagATGCCGCCGGCCGACCCCGAGCCCTGCGTCAAGGACATCCGCGAGATCGCCCTGCccatcgccgcgccgccggccgggcacaGCGACGACGATGACCGCGTCCACAGCGCCAATACCTCCGAT GTGGAAATGCTGAGGATGAAGATGGAGGGGATGTCCAAGGGCATGCGCGAGCGGATGGCGGAGTACAGCCGGCGCCTGGAAGCCGTCGCCTCCGGCGGCACCGCCGGCTGCCAGTCCAGGAAATGCGGCGGTCGCCACAGCCGCAAGGCGAGCGCGGGCAGCCAGAGGAGCTGGAGCGGGGGCAGCACCGCCAGCAACGGCACCGCGCCGTCGGCCCTCGACGCCGCCCCCCACGGCCGCACCcgccacgccgcggcggcggagcatcgTCAGCAGCACAAG ACTATGGCTGAAGAGTGCAAACTGGTGAGCTCGGGAAGCTGCTGCGACTGCAGGGAGATTGTGTGGAAGATAATGGAGCAAGTAAAGGCAGAATCAGAGCAATGGACAGAGATGCAAGATATGTTGGAGCAGGTTAGGTTGGAGATGCAAGAGCTGCAGTCGTCCAGGGATACATGGCAGCATCGTGCTATGGCTTCTGACATCAATCTGCGCTCCTTGAATTCTCAA ATACTGGAGTGGAAAAATCGGGCACAAGTGTCAGAACAGCGCGTGGAAGAGCTGCAGATGAAGATTTCAGAGCTCCAAAGCAAGCTACACACGTTCAAACCTCACTTCCCAACCCCAGCTGCTATTCCTAGTCAAGATCAATGGTCTGAAGCGTGCAAGATGGAGAACAACCCAAGAACAAAGCCTCCGCACCAGCGTTCGCAGGAATGCGGCAATGAGGAGAAGAAGCACGTCCTCATCTGCCGTGTGAAGCACTCCCCCAGCAGCGTGATCCCGAAGCGCTCCCCGTTCCAGGAGATCGGCAACATCACCTTGCCGCGGCAGCGGTGA